The Drechmeria coniospora strain ARSEF 6962 chromosome 02, whole genome shotgun sequence genome has a segment encoding these proteins:
- a CDS encoding importin beta-3 subunit, with translation MSLLSPDIHAEITQLLQALQSADNGIRSQAEEHLQNSWTSARPEVLLMGLAEQIQGAGDNAIRSFAAVIFRRIASKTRKTETGDNMDMFYSLSKDHAAVIRQKLLETLAAEADRMVRNKISDAVAELARQYSDNNDTWPELLGVLFQLSQAPEAEKRENAFRVFTTTPSVIQRQHEETVLQAFQKGLKDEAIMVRLAAMEAFAAFFRILPKKTQMKYFSLIADVLNVLPPIKESKDSEDLSKALLSLIDLAESAPKMFKQLFHSLVQFNISAIQDKELDNICRQNALELMATFADYAPSMCRKDASYTTDMITQCLSLMTDLGEDDDDAAEWLASDDLEQDESDQNHVAGEQTMDRLANKLGGQTILAPTFNWLPRMMTSMAWRDRHAALMAISAISEGCRELMIGELSQVLDLVLPALQNPHPRVRWAGCNAIGQMSTDFAPKMQTDFYDRVLKAIIPVLNSPEARVKSHAAAALVNFCEEAEKTVLEPYLDELLSHLFQLLQSDKRYVQEQALSTIATIADAAEAAFSKYYDTLMPLLVEVLQKQNEKEYRLLRAKAMECATLIALAVGRERLGPDAMTLVDLLANVQTGITDADDPQAQYLMHCWGRMCRVLELDFLPFLDSVMPPLLELAMAKADIQLLDDDEQAEQMNGEDGWEFVPLKGKMIGIRTSTMDDKHMAIELLVVYAQVLEGAFAPYVANIMEKIALPGLAFFFHDPVRYISSKLVPQLLSSYKKAYGCPSNELAGLWTATVDKLLEVLSAEPSIETLAEMYQCFYESVQVVGKDCMTAEHMNRFIDSVHSTLEDYNDRVAKRAEDREGATADDVEDEAEEMLLAIEDDQTLLSDMNKAFHSMFKNHGAAFLPAWERLMPTYKNFLVSSDPTQRQWGLCIVDDVLEYCGPDSSRYANYITQPLIDGCRDQSPAIRQAAAYGIGVAAHRGGAAWTQFLGNAVPFLFQMTQMPDARSEDNVYATENACAAIAKILHYNAGSIGDAQAAMSQWVDTLPITNDEEAAPYAYAYLAELIDQRHPVVMNQPAKIFVFIAQALEAESLQGQTASRVAAATKTLLATANVDPMPLLQQFSPDAQRTIMGHFG, from the exons ATGTCTCTTCTCTCCCCCGACATTCACGCCGAGATCACTCAACTGCTTCAGGCCCTCCAGTCCGCAGACAATGGAATTCGCTCCCAGGCCGAGGAACACCTCCAGAACAGCTGGACCAGCGCCAGGCCAGAGGTATTGTTGATGGGCCTCGCTGAACAGATTCAAGGAGCGGGAGATAACGCT ATCCGCTCATTTGCGGCTGTTATATTCCGACGAATTGCATCCAAGACCAGAAAAACGGAAACTGGCGACAACATGGACATGTTTTACTCCTTGTCCAAGGATCACGCCGCAGTCATTCGCCAGAAGCTTCTTGAAACACTTGCCGCAGAAGCCGACCGCATGGTTCGCAACAAAATCAGCGACGCTGTTGCCGAGCTTGCACGCCAATACTCAGACAACA ATGATACTTGGCCGGAGCTTCTCGGCGTTCTTTTCCAACTGAGCCAAGCCCCGGAAGCTGAGAAACGAGAAAACGCGTTTCGTGTCTTCACGACAACCCCAAGCGTGATCCAAAGACAGCATGAGGAGACAGTCCTTCAAGCCTTCCAAAAGGGGCTGAaggacgaggccatcatG GTTCGCTTGGCCGCCATGGAAGCATTTGCAGCCTTTTTCCGAATCCTGCCCAAAAAGACACAGATGAAATACTTCTCGTTGATTGCAGACGTCCTCAACGTCCTCCCCCCAATCAAAGAATCCAAAGATTCGGAAGACCTCAGCAAAGCCCTCCTGTCTCTCATCGATCTAGCCGAGTCAGCACCCAAAATGTTCAAGCAACTTTTTCACAGCCTCGTCCAGTTCAACATATCCGCCATCCAGGATAAAGAGCTTGACAACATCTGCAGGCAGAACGCCCTCGAGCTCATGGCTACCTTTGCGGATTACGCACCCTCAATGTGCAGGAAGGACGCTTCATACACGACGGATATGATCACTCAATGCCTGAGCCTGATGACTGACTTGGGAgaggacgatgatgatgctgcTGAATGGCTTGCTTCTGATGAT CTGGAACAAGACGAGAGCGATCAGAATCATGTTGCCGGAGAGCAGACCATGGACCGACTTGCCAATAAGCTCGGTGGACAGACCATCCTGGCGCCTACTTTCAACTGGCTACCCCGCATGATGACTTCAATGGCGTGGCGAGACCGCCATGCTGCACTGATGGCCATCTCGGCAATATCGGAGGGATGCAGAGAGTTGATGATCGGAGAGCTTAGTCAAGTGCTCGACTTGGTTCTTCCGGCCTTACAGaatcctcatcctcgtgtGCGTTGGGCTGGTTGCAATGCTATTGGCCAGATGAGTACCGATTTTGCACCCAAGATGCAGACCGATTTCTACGACCGGGTACTCAAGGCTATAATTCCGGTCCTCAACTCACCCGAAGCCCGCGTCAAGTCTCACGCGGCAGCGGCATTAGTCAACTTTTGCGAGGAGGCCGAAAAGACGGTCCTCGAGCCGTATCTGGACGAGCTCCTGTCCCATCTCTTCCAGCTGCTTCAAAGCGACAAGCGATATGTCCAGGAGCAAGCTTTGTCCACTATTGCGACCAttgccgacgctgccgaggcaGCTTTTTCAAAGTATTACGACACCTTGATGCCCCTTCTCGTGGAAGTCCTGCAAAAGCAAAACGAGAAGGAGTACCGTCTCCTTCGTGCCAAGGCCATGGAGTGTGCCACCCTCATTGCTCTGGCTGTCGGGCGTGAAAGGCTCGGCCCTGATGCCATGACACTAGTCGACCTTCTTGCCAACGTTCAGACCGGCATTACTGATGCCGATGACCCGCAGGCGCAGTATCTGATGCACTGCTGGGGTCGAATGTGTCGTGTGCTGGAACTGGACTTTCTCCCGTTTTTGGACAGTGTCATGCCCCCGCTGCTCGAACttgccatggccaaggcTGACATACAGTTGttggacgatgacgagcaggccgaACAGATgaacggcgaggatggctgGGAGTTTGTTCCGCTCAAAGGCAAGATGATCGGCATCCGGACAAGCACAATGGACGACAAGCACATGGCCATTGAGCTTCTAGTTGTCTACGCCCAGGTACTGGAGGGCGCGTTTGCTCCGTATGTTGCCAACATCATGGAGAAGATTGCACTGCCTGGCCTTGCCTTCTTCTTCCACGATCCGGTCAGGTACATCTCGTCGAAACTAGTCCCTCAACTTCTGAGCTCGTACAAGAAGGCATACGGCTGTCCGTCAAACGAGCTAGCAGGACTTTGGACTGCGACGGTAGACAAGTTGCTAGAAGTCCTTTCTGCCGAGCCATCGATCGAAACCTTGGCCGAGATGTACCAATGCTTCTACGAGTCTGTTCAGGTGGTCGGCAAGGATTGCATGACAGCCGAGCACATGAACCGCTTCATTGACTCGGTTCACTCTACGTTGGAGGACTACAACGATAGGGTTGCCAAGCGAGCCGAAGATCGGGAGGGTGCCAcagccgacgacgttgaGGACGAAGCTGAGGAGATGCTTCTTGCGATTGAAGATGACCAAACTCTTTTATCGGACATGAACAAGGCCTTTCATTCCATGTTCAAAAACCATGGCGCTGCGTTTCTACCAGCCTGGGAACGACTGATGCCGACGTATAAAAATTTCCTTGTCTCTTCGGATCCGACCCAGAGACAGTGGGGCCTGTGcattgtcgacgacgtcctcgagTATTGCGGGCCAGACAGCAGCCGATATGCTAACTACATCACTCAGCCTCTCATTGATGGCTGCCGCGATCAATCGCCAGCTATCCGACAAGCCGCTGCCTATGGCATCGGTGTGGCAGCGCATCGCGGCGGAGCGGCCTGGACCCAATTCCTGGGGAACGCGGTCCCTTTCCTGTTCCAAATGACGCAGATGCCTGATGCACGAAGCGAAGACAACGTTTACGCCACCGAGAACGCCtgtgccgccatcgccaagaTCTTGCACTACAACGCTGGCAGCATTGGTGATGCACAGGCTGCCATGTCACAGTGGGTAGACACGCTACCAATTACAAACGACGAAGAAGCAGCGCCATATGCATATGCGTACCTGGCTGAGCTTATTGACCA GCGGCACCCAGTGGTTATGAATCAGCCGGCGAAGATATTTGTCTTCATCGCGCAGGCTCTTGAAGCAGAGTCGCTTCAGGGTCAGACAGCTAGCCgagtggcggcggcgacgaagactCTGCTAGCGACAGCCAACGTGGACCCGATGCCTCTTCTCCAGCAGTTCTCACCGGACGCGCAGCGAACGATTATGGGACATTTCGGCTAG